The Candidatus Coatesbacteria bacterium sequence ATGACGTCCGTGGTCAGCGCCAGCCCCGGGATCCGCTCCCGCGCCGCCGCCACCAACTCCCGGTAGCGGTCGGCCGAATAGCCCCGCCCCATCCGCTCCAGCACCGCGTCCGAACCCGACTGCAGCGGCAGATGAATGTGCTCGCAGACCGCCGGCTGATCGGCGATAACCTCGAAAATGCCGGAGGAAAAATCCCTCGGGTGACTGCTGATGAAGCGCAGCCGCCGCAGGTTGGCCGACCGCGCCGCCTCCCGCAGCAGGCGGACGAAATCCCAGTCCCCGTGACGGTAGGCGTTGACGTTCTGCCCCAGCAGGGTCAGCTCGCAGTAACCCCGGGCGATCAGCGAGCGCACTTCACTGAGAATATCCCCCGGCGCCCGGCTGCGCAGCCGACCCCGCAGGTAGGGTACGATGCAGTAGGCGCAGAAGTTGTCGCAGCCCTCCGTGATCGTGACGAAGGCCGCCCGCGGGCCGACGGCCGGATGGGGCAAACGCCGGTCACGCTGGGCCTCGTAGGACGCAAAGCCCCGCGCCGGGGCCAGATCGACGACGAAATCCCCCGCCGTCAGCCCCTCGACCAGCTCCGGCAACCGCTCCACCGCCCCCGGTCCCGCCACCAGGTTCAGCCCCGGCAGACGCTTCTTCACACCCTTGCCCAGATGCCGGCCCAGGCAGCCCGTCAATCCCAACAGCAGCTCGGGGTTTTTTCTGCGCAGGCCCGAGAGCTGACCCAGGCGGCCCAGGGCCCGTTCCTGGGCCTTGGCCCGGACGCTGCAGGCGCAGAGCAGGATCAGGTCGGCGCGGGCGGGATCGTCGACCAGCTCCCAACCGCGGGCGGTAAGCGAAGCGGCGAGACGCTCGGCGTCCCGCTCGTTCATCTGGCAACCCTGGGATTCTAGGTAGAGGTTCATTTAATAAGGAATATCGTCTTTATTATCTTCACCATGCAATCTTATTTCAAAATCTTGTGTCCGTTTTGGTTGTATAAATGCATATTCAAATAATGCAATTAGTGTATGAATTAAATACTTAGCTTGTTCAATTGTTACACTATAAACATCATCTAAAAACACTGATTTGCCATGAGCTGCCGTATTTCCATATTCACGAACATGATTAAGTGCTTGAATAAGATAATCAGGCAAATCCTTCCTTTCAAGAAACTCCTTGATATCTTTTTTTAAGTTTCCTTTTTTATTTGAAATTCTCTATTTATAATAAGTTGTAAAATTATTCTGGATAGCACAGCACTGGCATCAGAGCTGATATTTATAATTGCGTTTGCTCTTTTTATCTCGTTCGCATAAAGAGTTGGCACATATTTGCTAACTGATAATTCTGCAAATAGTGGATAAATAATATCGTTATAATTATCATCAAAATCCCAGTACCCTTCTCCAGAACTACTGTCTATATAATATATACCTGATTTTCTTTCGATAATTCTTTCTTTACAGCTAGGACAAATATAGAACGATACTTGGTTTCCAGTACAACCACCGTATCGGACACATAGATCTTCTAGATCATAGTCTAAGTCAATATTTCTTCCAAATGGTAAACCAATTTCTTTTTGTAGAATGGGGTGTATCACTTTTCCACAATATGGACACTCCACCTTTACCCCCTTTAATCAATATATTATGACTCCCACCGCCTCCAGCAGGCTCGTCTCGTCGGCCACGCCCTTGCCCGCGATGTCGAAGGCCGTCCCGTGGCTGGGACTGGTCCGGGGAAAGGGCAATCCTAAGGTTACATTGACGGCATGGGTGAAGTCCAGGGTCTTGACCGGAATAAGGCCCTGGTCATGGTAGAGGGCGACGACGCCGTCGTAGCGCCGGCGGGCGCGGGCGGTGAAGAGGGTGTCGGCGGCTCGGGGGCCGGTGATGTCGATGCCGAGCGAGCGCAGCTCGACGGCGGCGGGCAGGACGATCTCGGCGTCCTCGCGGCCGATGACTCCGCCGTCGCCGGCGTGGGGGTTGAGCCCGCAGAGGGCCAGGCGTGGGGGATGTTCGAGGCGGCGGGCCAGCCAGTCGGCCAGCAGGCGGGCGGTGTGGACGATGCGTTGGGGGGTCAGTCGCCGGGGGATATCGACGAGGGGGATGTGGGTGGTGGCGAGGGCGACGTTGAGTTGGGGCGAGGCGAAGGCCATGACCTCGGAGCCGGCTCTGCCGCAGGATTCGGCGAGGAAGGCGGTGTGTCCGGCGTAGGGGACGCCGGCGGCCAGCCAGGCTTCCTTGTTGATGGGTCCGGTGACGAGGGCGTCGGCGACGCGGGCCAGGCAGAGCTCGACGGCGGCGCGGACCCAGCAGAAGGAGGCCCGTCCGGCCCGGGCGGAGATGGTGCCCCAGTCGGGTTCGAGGTCGGTGTGGTTGAGGACGAGGACGGGGATGCGGCGGGTGGTGGGTGCGGCGTCGGCGAGATTGTAGAGGCTGTAGGGTTCGACGGGTGAGTTCAGCAGGCGGGCGGCGGCGCGCAGGGCGGCCTCGCCGCCGCAGACCACCGGGCGACACCCGGCGGCGATACGCTCCCAGGCCTTGATCAGGCACTCGGGACCGACGCCGTTGGGGTCGCCCGGAGTCAGCAGCACCACTGGGCGTGAGGGGTTCACATCGGTTAGGGGATGGTGACCCAGGAGCGATTGAAGCGTCCGTGGTTGGTGAAGCCCATCCGGCCGTAGAGGTCGATGAGGTTCTTGGCCTTGACGGGGGAGTCGACGGTGACGAGGTCGGCCTGACGGGAGAGCTCGTCGAGGACCTTGCCGAGGACCTGTCCACCGAAGCCGCGGCCCTGGTATTCGGGGTGGATGACGACCTGGTCGAGGCAGGCGACGCGCTGGTCGGGGTTGACGACGCGGGTGCCGGCCATGGCGACGAGCTGCTCGTCGAGGTAGATCCCGGCGAAGGGGTAGGCGAGCTGCTCGGGGTTGAACTCGACGCCCTCGAAGTTGGCCATCAGGGCGTTGATGTGCTCGATGTCCTGCTGGCTGAGTTTGTCGGCGACGCCGACGTCGAAGGACTTGTCGGTCAGGTCGATCTTCATCCGCAGCATGCGCTTGAGCTCGACGACGTTGGTATCGGAGGGGAAGATCTCCTCGGGCTCCATGCTGAAGACGGCGAGATAGTCGCCGTGGGGCAGCATGCCGAGGATCAACCTCAGGGCGCCGATACCGCCGCTGCAGAACAGGTAGGGCGGCTGGACGGCCTCGTAGACCATGACCACGTTGGGGCCGTTGAGATAGTAGCGCGAGAGGGGGAAGTGGAGGTCGTTGAGGTTGCCGAGGGCCTCGGCGGCCCAGACGCGGTCGGTGTTGAGCTGCTCGGCGATGGCTTCGGGGTCACGGGAGCGGAATTTTTCTAGTTCCATGGGTTTCCTCGGGTTAAAGCTTCGTGGGCTCCACGGCGACGAGGGCCGCGGCGAAACGTTGGTTATCGAAGGGTTCCAGATCATCCAGCGCCTCGCCGGTGCCGATCCAGCGGACGGGGAGGCGGGTTTCAGCGCAGACGGCGACGACGACGCCGCCCCGGGCCGAGCCGTCGAGCTTGGTCAGGATCAGCTCGTCGGCGAGGTCGAGTTCGAGGAAGGCGCGGGCCTGCTCGAGACCGTTCTGACCGCAGGCGCCGTCGATGACCAGGGCGCCGCGGCTGGGGTGGTCGGGCCCGAGGGCCTTGCCGACGACGCGGCGCAGCTTGGTCAGCTCCTCCATCAGCCGCTTCTTGGAGTGCAGTCGGCCGGCGGTGTCGGCGATGACGAGGTCGACGCCGCGGGCCCGGGCGGCCTCGAGGGCGTCGTAGAGTACGGCGGCGGCGTCACCACCCTCGCCGTGGCGCACCAGGGGGACGCCGACGCGGCGGGCCCAGCTCTCGAGCTGTTCCCCGGCGGCGGCGCGGAAGGTGTCGCAGGCGGCCAGCAGCACCTTGCGGCCGGCGGCCTTGGCGCGCTGAGCCAGCTTGGCCGCCGTGGTGGTCTTGCCCGAGCCGTTGACGCCCAGCAACAGGACGATCTCGGGTGCGGGGCCATCGTAGGGCGGCGGGGACCCGGGCAGTCGCCGGGTGATCAGGCGGGCCAGCTCGACGGCGGGGGCGTCGTGCTCCCGGGCGCCGAGTAGCCGCCGTCCCAGCTCCCCGACCAGCTCCTCGGCCGTCGTCGGACCGACGTCGGCCAGGATCAACTCGTCGGTCAGCTCCTCGGCGGTCTCGTCGTCGAGGGAGCCTTCGATCAAACCGAGGGCGCGACCCAGTCGGCGGCTGGTCCGTCGCAGGGCGTCGAGGAGTCCCATCGTCAGACCGTCCCGCGCTCGCGCAGCTTGTCGGCCAGCTCACCGGCGCGGTTGGAGGCGGCCAGGGCGGTCTCGGCGCTGATCAGTCCGGCCTCGGTCAACTCGAAGAGGGCGCTGTTGAGGGTATACATCCCATGGGCCGCGCCGGACTGGATGGCCGAGTAAAGCTGGTGCTCCTTGCCCTCGCGGATCAGGGAGCGCACGGCCGGGGTGGCGGTCAGCACCTCGGTGGCCAGTACGCGTCCCGGGCCGCCCTTCTGCGCCAGCAGGGCCTGGCTGATGACGGCCTCGAGGCAGAAGGAAAGCTGGATGCGCACCTGGCGGACCTCGTCGGCGGGGAAGGCGTCGATGATCCGGGTGACGGTCTGGGTGGCCGAGTTGGTGTGCAGGGTGGCCAGAGCCAGGTGGCCGGTCTCGGCGACGGTCAGGGCGGCGCGCATCGTCTCCAGATCGCGCATCTCGCCGATCAGGATCACGTCAGGATCCTGGCGTAGGCAGGAGACCACGGCCCGCGGCGTTTCGCGGAAATCCGAGCCCAGCTCGCGCTGGGTGATCAGGGACTTGATCGGCTGGTGGATGAACTCGATCGGATCTTCGATGGTGACGATGTGACAGGAGCGCTCACGGTTGACCTTGTTGAGGAAGGCCGCCAGGGTCGTCGACTTCCCCGAACCCGTCGGGCCGGTGACCAGGACCAGACCCTTGGGTAGATTGGTCAGCGCCGCCACGCTCTTGGGCAGGCCCAGCTCCTCGAGGGAGGGGACCACGGCGGGCACGGCGCGGATGGCGCAGGCCAGGCCGCTTTCGGTGCGGTAGACGTTGATGCGGAAGCGCCCCTGACCCTCGA is a genomic window containing:
- a CDS encoding PilT/PilU family type 4a pilus ATPase encodes the protein MELVQKLLAAARAREASDLHIVVGYPPSMRIDGQLKPTNLDPFSRETVNSFTGVFLSASPGARARLDEEGQVDLAYELEGQGRFRINVYRTESGLACAIRAVPAVVPSLEELGLPKSVAALTNLPKGLVLVTGPTGSGKSTTLAAFLNKVNRERSCHIVTIEDPIEFIHQPIKSLITQRELGSDFRETPRAVVSCLRQDPDVILIGEMRDLETMRAALTVAETGHLALATLHTNSATQTVTRIIDAFPADEVRQVRIQLSFCLEAVISQALLAQKGGPGRVLATEVLTATPAVRSLIREGKEHQLYSAIQSGAAHGMYTLNSALFELTEAGLISAETALAASNRAGELADKLRERGTV
- the pdxA gene encoding 4-hydroxythreonine-4-phosphate dehydrogenase PdxA, which gives rise to MGHHPLTDVNPSRPVVLLTPGDPNGVGPECLIKAWERIAAGCRPVVCGGEAALRAAARLLNSPVEPYSLYNLADAAPTTRRIPVLVLNHTDLEPDWGTISARAGRASFCWVRAAVELCLARVADALVTGPINKEAWLAAGVPYAGHTAFLAESCGRAGSEVMAFASPQLNVALATTHIPLVDIPRRLTPQRIVHTARLLADWLARRLEHPPRLALCGLNPHAGDGGVIGREDAEIVLPAAVELRSLGIDITGPRAADTLFTARARRRYDGVVALYHDQGLIPVKTLDFTHAVNVTLGLPFPRTSPSHGTAFDIAGKGVADETSLLEAVGVIIY
- the ftsY gene encoding signal recognition particle-docking protein FtsY → MGLLDALRRTSRRLGRALGLIEGSLDDETAEELTDELILADVGPTTAEELVGELGRRLLGAREHDAPAVELARLITRRLPGSPPPYDGPAPEIVLLLGVNGSGKTTTAAKLAQRAKAAGRKVLLAACDTFRAAAGEQLESWARRVGVPLVRHGEGGDAAAVLYDALEAARARGVDLVIADTAGRLHSKKRLMEELTKLRRVVGKALGPDHPSRGALVIDGACGQNGLEQARAFLELDLADELILTKLDGSARGGVVVAVCAETRLPVRWIGTGEALDDLEPFDNQRFAAALVAVEPTKL
- a CDS encoding DUF4145 domain-containing protein: MSNKKGNLKKDIKEFLERKDLPDYLIQALNHVREYGNTAAHGKSVFLDDVYSVTIEQAKYLIHTLIALFEYAFIQPKRTQDFEIRLHGEDNKDDIPY
- the miaB gene encoding tRNA (N6-isopentenyl adenosine(37)-C2)-methylthiotransferase MiaB, with protein sequence MNLYLESQGCQMNERDAERLAASLTARGWELVDDPARADLILLCACSVRAKAQERALGRLGQLSGLRRKNPELLLGLTGCLGRHLGKGVKKRLPGLNLVAGPGAVERLPELVEGLTAGDFVVDLAPARGFASYEAQRDRRLPHPAVGPRAAFVTITEGCDNFCAYCIVPYLRGRLRSRAPGDILSEVRSLIARGYCELTLLGQNVNAYRHGDWDFVRLLREAARSANLRRLRFISSHPRDFSSGIFEVIADQPAVCEHIHLPLQSGSDAVLERMGRGYSADRYRELVAAARERIPGLALTTDVIVGFPGETAADHRRTIELLEWAGFDNAFTFKYSPRAGTRAAELEDDVPAAVKQSRLEEVMAVIEASARRNNAALPGVELEVAVEGQDKRGRPFGRTRTNKLVKLPREARAPLGCYLRVRIVASSPLSLEGEPL
- a CDS encoding GNAT family N-acetyltransferase, giving the protein MIWNPSITNVSPRPSSPWSPRSFNPRKPMELEKFRSRDPEAIAEQLNTDRVWAAEALGNLNDLHFPLSRYYLNGPNVVMVYEAVQPPYLFCSGGIGALRLILGMLPHGDYLAVFSMEPEEIFPSDTNVVELKRMLRMKIDLTDKSFDVGVADKLSQQDIEHINALMANFEGVEFNPEQLAYPFAGIYLDEQLVAMAGTRVVNPDQRVACLDQVVIHPEYQGRGFGGQVLGKVLDELSRQADLVTVDSPVKAKNLIDLYGRMGFTNHGRFNRSWVTIP